The Candidatus Nitrosoglobus terrae genome segment TATTACAATTATTTTTACCGTAAAACCCATACCAGTATTTATTTTCTTATCCTTAAGGTATATTACTGCCTCGTTTTTCTTTAGCGCAGATAATCCAGTTGTAGTAATATCGCCGCTGACTTCTTATTATGAATCTTTTAAAACACCAGCTCCCCCCAGAATGGGCACCCCAAGAGGGTGTTATAATCGCTTGGCCTTCAGCTGAGAGTGATTGGGGATCTCGGGTGAATGAAGTTGAGACAGTATATCTCAATATCGCTCGCGAAATCGCCTGCAGGGAAAAGCTCATTATTGTTTGCCATAGCCCACATCAGCTAACTGAAGTTGATCAGCAGCTAAAACAGCAACAAATAAACAGCACTTCCATATCTCTTTATGTTGCTCCCTTTAACGATACCTGGATCCGAGATTACGGACCCATTAGCTGCTTAACGCAAAATGGGCAAATTCAGCTGCTCGATTTTGTATTTAATGGCTGGGGTAAAAAGTACAATGCGACTCTTGATAATCAAGTATCAACCCAGCTATACGAACAAGGGGCGTTTAATACGAGTGTATTAAAACGATCAGATTTAATCCTTGAAGGGGGAAGCATCGAGGTTGACGGCGCAGGTAGCTTACTGACAACGGCAAGCTGTTTATTATCCAAGGCTCGTAATGCCCATTTCAATCAGGTCGCTATAGAGAATCAGCTTAAATACTGGCTAGGAGTTGAACAAGTATTATGGCTATATCATGGACAGTTAATTGGAGATGATACCGACGGCCATATTGATACCTTAGCCCGATTCTGTAACCCACACACAATATGCTATGTAGCCTGTGATGATCCTGAAGATGAACATTACCTTGAGCTTCAAGCTATGAAAGCAGAACTCAGTACCTTCCATACAAAAGGTATCCCTTACCGCTTAGTGCCTCTTCCTTGGCCTTGCCCCAAATTTAGCGCCAACGGTAAGCGGCTGCCGGCAAGCTACGCTAATTTTCTTATTATCAATGGAGCGGTATTGGCGCCTACTTATCAAGATCCAGCAGATACTAAAGCTTTATCAATCCTCCAAGAATGCTTTCCCGATCGGCAAGTTATTGGCATTGACTGTCTTCCTCTCATCCAGCAATATGGTAGCCTCCACTGTATCACCATGCAGCTGCCTGCAAGGACTATTTAGAAATATCTTATAAACTAATACTATCGGATAACCCATTGAAAGTTGCTATCGTCCAACAAATTTGTAGCCAACAGCAGCAGGAAAACCTTAACCACAGTATTCAAGGTATTCGCGAAGCTGCCTCTCAAGGGGCAAAGCTTATTCTGCTACCAGAGCTACATATCGCACGCTATTTTTGTCAAGTTGAAGATACTCGTTATTTTGCCCTAGCTGAGCCTATCCCTGGCCCCTCAACAGCAATTTTTAGCGCCTTAGCAGTAGAGCTTAAGGTTGTTCTGGTCATCTCCCTTTTCGAGCGCCGAACTGCCGGAATTTACCATAATACGGCAGTAGTTTTAGATACAGATGGTCGTATCGCAGGCCGATACCGCAAAATGCATATTCCTGATGATCCTGGTTTTTATGAGAAATTTTATTTTACCCCGGGAGATCTAGGATTTACCCCTATTAATACCTCTATTGGTTGCCTTGGAGTCTTGGTGTGCTGGGATCAATGGTACCCTGAAGCAGCCCGCTTGATGGCTCTGGCTGGCGCAGAGCTACTCCTTTATCCCAGTGCCATTGGTTGGAATCCCGAAGATGATGCGGCAGAAAAATACAGACAACGAGAAGCTTGGATTACAATACAACGCGCCCATGCTATTGCAAACGGATTACCCCTTCTCTCCAGTAACCGAGTAGGCATAGAAGCTAATCCTAACCAACACATACCAGGGATTCAGTTCTGGGGTACAAGCTTTATTGCTGGCCCTCAAGGTGAGCTGCTTACTATAGGGTCAACAGATGAACCTATAGTATTAGTGACAGAAATTGACCTTCAGCGTACCGAAAAAATACGGCAAATTTGGCCTTATTTTCGAGATCGCCGGATTGACTCCTATGGAAAGCTTAGCCAACGCTATCTTGATTAAAGAAAAATGACTCAATAGAGATTATCCTGTTAGCCTATCTAAAATAGCAGCTTGCACTAGATCAAGCTTAGACTCAATGGTTACTATTGGCGCTTTGCACTGCTCAATTGCAGTATTGGGATCTTTTAGACCATGACCCGTTAGCGTGCAAACTATCTTGCTATTACCGGGTATTTTTCCAGTTTCGATATCCCGCATTGTTCCTGCTAAAGAAATCGCCGAAGCTGGTTCGCAGAATATACCTTCTTTTTCAGCAAGTAGCTTCTGAGCCACTAGGATCTCCTCATCGGAGCAGGCACTAAACCAACCCTGAGATTCTTGCTGTGCCCTCCAAGCTTTATCCCAGCTTTGGGGATAGCCAATGCGAATAGCTGTAGCAACCGTCTCTGGTTTATCAATCATTTTTCCTTCTATAAAAGGGGCTGCCTTGCTAGCTTGGTAACCGCACATACGAGGTCGCGTATTTACAAACCCTTGGGAATGATATTCACTGTAACCCATCCAGTAAGCAGTAATATTACCCGCATTACCCACCGGTAGGCAGTGAAAATCCGGGGCAAACCCTAGCTCCTCAACAATCTCGAAAGCGGCAGTTTTTTGTCCTTGGATTCGATAAGGGTTAATTGAATTTACAATAGTGACTGGAGCTTTACTCGCCACCTCCTTAACTAGCTGCATACCTATATCAAAGTTACCCTTTATTTGAATCACCACCGCCCCATGCATCATCGCTTGCGCAATTTTGCCGTAAGCAATTTTACCCTCAGGAATAAGGACAAAAGCCCTAATCCCGGCTCGCGCTGCATAGGCAGCTGCAGAAGCTGAAGTATTGCCGGTAGACGCACAGATAATAGCCCGGCTTCCCTCCTCTACAGCTTTAGTGACAGCTACAGTCATCCCTCGATCTTTAAAAGACCCAGTAGGATTAAGCCCCTCATACTTGATATAAATATCGACTTCTCGATTAAATGCTTTTGGGATATTGTTCAACCTAATCAGAGGGGTGTTTCCTTCTCCTAGGCTAATAATCCGAGTATCATCATGAATAGGTAGCCGATCGCGGTATTTGTCAATAAGACCTATGTAATGTGATCGAAATGGCATCATCTAAAACCCTATCTTTATTATTTCTTAAATAAGATTGGTAAGCGCAAATCCTATAGTAATATTTTAATCCAGAGTCTCTAGTCGAATTCGTACTATTTTCCCTTCAATGGATTCTAGTGCCTCAATCCGGCAAATTGCCTGATTCATATTTCGCTCTAATACCGGCTGAGTCAACATGATAATAGGAACATAGCTCTCCCCAAAGGCCGGCTCTTTTTGCAAAACTGCCTCAATACTAATACCTTGTTCCCCCAATATATAAGTAATTTCTGCAAGTACGCCTGGGCGATCTATAGCTTGCATACGTAAATAATAGGCTGTTTTAGCCTCTTCCATCGAAAGAATTGGGATTTCTACCAGCGCATCAGGCTGAAAAGCAAGGTGGGGTACTCTATTTTCTGGATCAGAAGTCAAAGCGCGCACCACCTCTATCAAATCAGCAATCACTGCAGAAGCTGTGGGCTCAGAACCAGCCCCTGGCCCATAATAAAGGGTTGATCCTACCGCATCACCCTTTACCACAATTCCGTTCATTACCCCATCTACATTAGCAATTAAACGGCGATATGGAATTAGGGTAGGGTGCACCCTAACCTCAATGCCTATTTCTCCCCGTCGAGCAATACCCATATGTTTGATTCGATAACCCAGTTGATCAGCATAATCAATATCCTCGCGAGTAATCGTACAAATACCTTCGGTATATACTTGTTCAAATTGCAATGGGATACCAAAAGCGATAGAGGCTAAAATTGTCATTTTATGGGCAGCATCAATACCCTCTATATCAAAAGCTGGATTTGCCTCAGCATAACCACGCTGCTGAGCATCTAACAATGCCTCAGCAAAACTGCATCCTTTATCCTGCATCTCTGTCAAGATAAAGTTATTGGTACCATTGACGATCCCAGCCACCCACTCAATACGATTACCTGCTAGACCTTCTCGTAGCGCTTTGATAATCGGAATACCTCCACCTACCGCCGCTTCAAAAGCAACCATCACCCCTGCTTTCTGGGCAGCTGCAAAAATCTCATTACCGTGAAGTGCAATTAATGCCTTATTTGCCGTAACTACATGCTTACCTTGGGTAATCGCCTCAAGCACTAGATGGTAAGCTAAATCAACTCCTCCCATCAGTTCCACAACCACTTCCACTTGCGGGTTGATCACCACTTCCCGTGGATTAGTGGTTAGCCTAATATTCTCTATCTTACAGCTACGATCCTTGTAAAGGTCACGAGTAGCCGCCCAGCAAATCTGAATACCCCGCCCAGCACGGCGGGCAATTTCCCCAGCATTACGCGAGAGCACATTCACTGTGCCGCTACCCACTGTTCCTAAGCCTAGTAACCCTATCTTAACCGGTTCCAATAAATTTCCTCTTTGATCAAGTAATTAAATATTTATTAAGCGCGCTTAAACATCTGTCGAATTCCGCGAATAGCTTGGCGAGTACGGTGTTCGTTTTCAATTAGACTAAAACGAACATAACTGTCACCGTAGGTACCAAAACCAACCCCAGGAGATACAGCTACCTTAGCTTCATTTAGCAGTTTTTTAGAAAACTCTAAAGAACCTAAGTGGCAGAATGGCTCTGGAATAGGTGCCCAAACAAACATCGTTGCCTTTGGCAATTCTATTTGCCAACCTATATCAGAGAGTCCTTGGCACAAAACATCACGGCGTTTTTGATAAATTTCACAAATTCCTTTGACGCAATCCTGAGGACCCTCTAAGGCAGTAATAGCCGCTACCTGAATAGGAGTAAATGTGCCATAATCTAAATAAGACTTCAGGCGCGCTAAAGCGGCAACCAATATTGAATTACCGCACATAAATCCCACTCGCCAACCTGGCATATTATAAGTTTTTGATAACGAATAGAACTCTACAGCAATATCTTTAGCTCCTGGTATCTGTAAAATTGAGGGGGCATAGTAATCATCAAATACGATCTCAGCATAGGCAAGATCATGTACAACCCATAGGTTGTACTCACGAGCTATGGCAACCACCTGTTCAAAGAAAGGCAGATCTACGCACCAAGCAGTTGGGTTAGCCGGAAAATTAAGCACCAACATCTTGGGTCGAGGCCAAGTATCTTTAATAGCCTTTTCTAATTCAGTAAAAAATTCCTCTCCTGATATAAGCGGAACATGGCGTATATCAGCGCCAGCAATCACAACCCCATAAGGATGAATAGGATAGGCTGGGCTAGGGACTAAAACAGCATCTCCTGGACCTAAAGTTGCCAGCGCCAAATGCGCTAACCCTTCTTTTGATCCTATAGTCACAATAGCTTCACTTTCAGGATCTAACTCTATATTATAGCGTCGGCGATACCAATGACAGATAGCCCGCCGCAACCGAGGAATACCCCGTGAGACGGAATAGCGATGAGTATCTGGGCGTTGCGCAGCTTCTACCAGCTTATCTACAATATGCTTCGGGGTAGCATGATCCGGGTTGCCCATTCCAAAATCAATAATATCCTCTCCTCGAGCACGAGCCTTAGTCTTTAATTCATTGACAATATTAAAAACATAAGGTGGGAGACGTTGAATACGCGGAAATTCCTTAATCAATCTACATTACCTACTCACCAAATGGTGCAACCTTAATAAATAATATTCTAAAAAGATAAGCGGTCAAAAATACTGTGTGAGGAAAAAAAGTGTCAAAGGAAAGACATTCTAAACCTTTAATTAATTATTTTTGTAACCAAAGCTATGCAATAAATGCTCATTATCTGGCCATCCTTCGCGAACTTTAACCCATAGTTTCAAATAAACTTTACGCTCAAACATTTTTTCCATGGCAATACGAGCCTCATAACCCACTTGCTTAAGTCTTTCCCCTTCCTTTCCAATTACAATAGCTTTTTGCCCAAGCCGTTCAACATAAATTACTGCTGCAATCCGATAAAGATTTTGCTCTTCCTCAAAAGATTCCACCATCACCGTAAGCACATAGGGTAACTCTTGCCCTAGGTGGCGAATTAATTTCTCACGGATGAATTCTGCTGCTAAAAAACGTTCGTTGCGGTCTGTTACTTGATCCTCAGGGTATATCATTGGCCCTTCTGGTAGCAGTTCAACAACTTTTCTCTCTAATGCCGATATATTATCTCCTTTCCAAGCTGATATAGGAACAATCGCTGTAAATTCCATTTTCCTAGAGATCTGTTCTATCATTGGCAGCAACAATTTCTTATCAGTTAATCGATCTATTTTATTAAGAACAAGGACAATAGGAATTGTACATTTAGCCAATCGCCGTAAGATCCATTCATCATCTTTAGTAAACCGATTAGCCTCTACAATAAATAAAATTAAGTCTACTTCTTCAATCGTAGAATCTGCTGACTGATTTAAATATCTATTTATTAATCGACGTTCTTTATCTTGAAAACCTGGAGTATCCACATAAAGCACCTGAGCTCTAGGCAGAGTTTTAATCCCTAAAATCCGATGCCGTGTTGTCTGTGGTCGATGGGCAGTAATACTTACTTTCTGGCCTAAAATATGATTAAGTAGAGTTGATTTACCTACGTTAGGACGACCAATAAGCGCAGCATAACCACAGCGGATATTGTTATCTTCCTTAATAAGCCCTTCAGTCATCCGTGTTCTTATCTCTTAATAATAATAGCTCTAAAATCTGAGTTGCTGCATCCTGTTCAGCCTTACGTCGGCTATAACCAGTACCTATTCTAGATGGAAAGTTATCTATAATACATTGAACTTGGAAAATCCGCTCGTGAGACTCCCCGCTAACCGCATTTATTCGATAATCCGGCAAGGGTAGCTGCCGAGCTTGAAGATACTCCTGAAGACGAGTTTTAGGATCTTTAAGCACGGATTCACTAGTCAGCGCTGCTAATCGATCACGATAGAGCAACTCTATTAACTGGCGGCAAGCTTCTAAGCCATTATCCAAGTAAATAGCGCCTATCACCGCTTCAAAAGCATCTGCAAGTATCGAAGTACGATAGCAACCCCCACTTTTTAATTCACCCAGACCTAGAACTAAGTAACTCCCTATTTCAAGCTCTCGGGCTAGCTCTGCTAGGCTATCTTCCTTAACTAAAGTTGATCTAATTCGACTTAATTTTCCCTCTTGCGCTTCAGGAAAGTAACCATAGAGGAGATCAGCAATGATAAAATTTAGAATTGAATCCCCTAGAAACTCCAAGCGTTCATTATTTTCTTTAGCAGCGCTACGGTGAGTCATTGCTTGCAGTAACAAAGCAGGATTTTTGAAATGATACCCTAATTTTTGACTCAGCTGTTTTAAACTTTTAGCCATTAGGGGAAAAACATCAATTTATACGTTGAACAACAAAAACATATAATCAGTAAGGTTTTTACTACCCGTACTCACTCTTAGGTATAAATGAGTACTTTATTTATTATTAATTTATCGATTTTCCGATACGTCCCCAAATAACCCCTCCCTGATCCCAGCGCCAGCTCATCCAAACCATAAACGCTTTGCCTACTAAATTCTCTTCTGGCACCACTCCCCAAAAACGGCTATCATTACTCCGATCTCGATTATCTCCCATCATAAAATAATGACCATTAGGCACCTCATACTCACCTTCCCCAAGAATAATTCCTGGGTTAACTACAACCTGATGATCCTTATCTCCAAAATACTCAATCCGAAGCTCATCAGGGTAACCATATGAATGATCCTCTTGATAGTAAGGCCCCGTGACCTCTTGCCGCATAGGCTCATTATTAATATAAATAGTTTTATTAACATAATTAATGCGATCACCTGGTAACCCAACTACTCGCTTAATATAGTCGACGCTAGGATTCTTAGGGTAACGAAACACAACCACGTCACCTCGATGGGGCTCATCCATATTGATAATTTTTTTATTGATAACAGGTAATCGAAACCCATAAACAAATTTATTTACTAGAATAAAATCTCCAACCATAAGTGTTGGAATCATAGATCCTGAAGGGATACGAAAGGGCTCTACTAAAAAGGAGCGCAATACTAAAACAGTAAATATGATAGGAAAAAAGGAGCGTGCATACTCTACTAATAGAGGCTCCTTAATAGACCCTATCGCAGTAGATTCATGAGCTACATCTGAACCTATTCTAGCCACTGCTTTCCGCCGCGCAGGTGCCCATAGCCACGCATCTAAAGCCCAAATCATTCCTGTAATTGCGGCAGCAATTACCATCATTGTAGGAAAATCAAAACTCATTAGAAACAACTACCCTTATTTACAAAACCAGAATCTAAAAAACCCTAATCAGCGTCAAACTTATTTTAGGAAAGCTTTTTCCCTACTTTTAATACTGCCAAAAATGCCTCCTGGGGTATTTCTACCGATCCTACCTGTTTCATGCGTTTTTTACCTGCCTTTTGTTTTTCTAGTAACTTACGCTTACGGGTAATATCACCTCCATAACATTTAGCGGTTACATTTTTACGTAAAGCCTTTACCGTCGTACGGGCAATGATATGCGCCCCAATTGCAGCCTGAATAGCAATATCAAATAGCTGTCGTGGAATAAGCTCCCTCATTTTTTCAGCCAGCTCTCGCCCTCTATAGTAGGCCTGATCTCGATGAACGATAAGCGAAAGAGCGTCTACTTGCTCGCTATTAATCAATAAATCCAATTTTACTAAATCAGCTGCTTGAAAACGTAAAAAATGATAATCAAGGGAAGCATAACCCCGGCTTACAGATTTAAGGCGTTCGAAAAAATCAAGCACTACTTCACTTAAAGGTAATTCATAGTGAAGTAAAATCTGATTCCCTAAATACTGCAGTCGCTTTTGTACTCCTCGCTTCTCCTCACAAAGACCAATAACAGCACCAACATGCTGCTGAGGTACCAAGATATCAGCTTGAATAATAGGTTCACGAATTTCAGCAATATATCCAGGATCAGGCAGTAAAGAGGGATTATCAATGGGTAAGACCTCACCCTTATGAGTCAATATTTCATAAACTACTGTGGGGGCCGTAGTAATGAGATCTACGTTATATTCTCGCTCTAGTCGCTCTTGCACAATTTCCATATGTAGCATACCCAAGAAACCACAACGAAAACCAAAACCTAAGGCTTGTGAAGTTTCCGGCTCATAAAATAAAGCTGCATCATTAAGGCGAAGTTTGGCAAGTGCTTCTCGAAGATCTTCATAGCCATCAGAATTTACAGGAAATAGCCCAGCAAAAACTTGGGGCTTCACAGGCTTAAATCCAGGCAGCGACTTAATCGCTGGTTGCCCAGCATGAGTCAAAGTATCCCCTACTGGCGCTCCATTGACCTCCTTGATTCCAGCAATCACATAGCCTACTCCGCCAGCAGAAAGTTGCTCAATTTCCTGGCGCCTAGGGGTGAAAAAGCCTATTTTTTCTACTTGATAATACTGCCCAGTAGACATAACCATAATCTTATCCTTAAGTTTAAGGCTACCATCCACGACCCGTACTAGAGAAATAACGCCTAAGTAATTATCAAACCAAGAATCAATGATAAGCGCTCGCAAAGGCGCGGCGGGATCACCCTTAGGCGGAGGAATACGCTCAATGAGCGCTTCCAGCACTTCCTCAATTCCTTGCCCCGTTTTAGCACTCACCTGTAGGGCATGACTAGCATCTAATCCAATAATTTCTTCAATTTCTTGACATACTTTCTCAGGATCTGCCGAAGGAAGATCAATTTTATTAAGCACAGGGACTACTTCCAAGCCTTGCTCAATCGCCGTATAGCAATTAGCAACACTCTGGGCTTCAACACCTTGAGAAGCATCAACAATTAATAAAGCCCCTTCGCAAGCGGCCAATGATCGGGACACCTCATAAGAAAAATCTACGTGCCCTGGGGTATCAATAAAATTCAGCTCATAATTCTCTCCGCTACGCCCTTGGTAACGTAAAGAGACACTATGCGCTTTAATCGTAATCCCTCGTTCACGTTCAAGATCCATAGAATCCAAAACCTGATGATCCATCTCACGTTCGCTCAACCCGCCACAAATCTGTATAAAGCGATCAGCTATTGTAGATTTACCATGATCAATATGAGCGATAATGGAGAAGTTTCGAATATTCTTCATGCTGCAGCAGGTAAAATAAACATTAGCTATAAAACAAAATACCGGCCAAAGACCCTTGTTTAACCGGCATCTTAATTATAGATTTTGATAAAAATCTTTGTATTATTTCATTTAGGCAACGAGTAGCCCTAACTATTCTTCGGTATTTTTATGGCAATAAAAGAAGTACTCTGTCCTCGCTGTAGCAGCATCGGCACAGTTTTACCTGAAGGAAGTTTTTCCACTACACCTTTGAATTGTTTAATATCTTTTATCTGAGTATCATTAATGCTTAGCAAAATATCACCGCTTTGAACTCCAGCCTCAGAAGCGGGTCCCTCTGTTACATTGATAACCTGTATACCCGAGTCCAAATTTAACTGCGCCCGTTTTTCAGTACTCAGATCAGCGACCTCAAGAGAGAGCCGTTTTTCAATAATTTGCCCTGGTTTACCAACAGCCTTCTGCAGTTCTCCTTCTTCTGGCAGCTCGCCAATCTTGATTTTAAGCGTCTTTTGAGCACCACTTCGTAAAACCTGAACATTAATAGTCTGGCCTACCTTTGCTAGCCCAACTAAGGGTGGTAGTGCCGAGGATTGAGGTACCGGCTTTCCATCAAAGCTAAGAATAATATCACCTACTTGGACTCCCCCTGCAGCCGCTGGACTACCAAGTAATATCTTAGCGACTAAAGCACCTTGCGGTTTTTCCAACCCAAAGGATTCAGCCAATTCTCGAGTTACATCTTGAATTATCACTCCAAGCCAGCCACGAGTCACCTGTCCTTTTTCCTTAAGCTGCGCTACAGCCTCCATCGCCACATCAATGGGTATCGCAAAGGAAAGACCCATAAATCCACCGGTACGACTATAAATTTGAGAATTAATCCCTATCACCTCTCCTGCTAAATTAAAGAGTGGGCCACCCGAATTTCCAGGGTTAATTGCCACATCTGTTTGAATAAACGGTATATAGCTTTCCTCTGGCAAGCTCCTTCCAAGCGCGCTAATGATCCCCGCTGTAGCTGAGTACTCAAAACCAAAAGGCGATCCAATAGCCAATACCCATTCACCTACTTTAAGATCACGCGAGTTACCATGTTTTAGCGTTGGTAATCCTTCCGTCCCTACTTTTAACAGTGCAAGATCGCTACGTTCATCGCTACCTATTACCTTAGCCTCTAATTCTCTACGATCATTGAGGCGTACGATGATCGTATCAGCATCACGGATAACATGGTAATTGGTGATAATGTATCCATCCGATGAAATAATAAACCCTGATCCTAAAGAATGAGTTTCAAATTTTTGCTGACCCTCATCTCCTCCTTGATCGCCAAAAAAGTGGCGAAAAAAATCATCAAATGGGGTTCCTTTTGGAAACTGATGTAATCCACGCGGAAAGCCAGGTCCGCTTCGAGTAACCTTTTGAGTAGTACTAATATTCACTACTGCAGGGCTATTTTTTTTCACTAACTCAGTAAAATCTGGTAATCCTTCCGCCTGCACGCCGCTTATTATCAGTAACAGTGCTATAAAAAACACCCATTGCTTACCCAAAAAAATCTTCATACTAGCTCCCAATATTTACCGCTTAGGAAAAATAATTTATTAGTAAATTAAAATTTTATCTTAAATACTGCCCTAGATCTCTTAATACTGAGGCTAAAGGAGAATTATGGATAATCATCTATAATAATTTTATTTTGCACAACTATCCTTTTCAGGATGCATAATTTTAAGCTCAAAACCTGTCCCAATTTTATATGTCTCATCCCTAAGACTCCTCCTAATAACCCTCCAAGGCTTAGCCATATCACTATATTCTCACCACTACCAAAATATTGAACTAGGATTTCGCCTAATCCAGCACCTAAAAACATGATCAGTAGTGGCATTATATAAAGTAAGAAAGCATTTAAAAGAAATGCTTTTCCAGAAATTCCTACAATAACACTCTCCCCTATTTCTGCCCCTATTGGGTTAAATGCCTTTATTATCATAGGCTTTTTTATTAGATATCTCGTAATTTCTCTGGTACCGCATTCATTACTAGCAACGCAAAAATTACAGCCAATATCCTGCACTTTCTCAACCCAAGCGTATGTTGCATCCGTTGCTACTACACGGGCTTTCTCTACAATCACACCTGAGGATTTAATCAGCACTGGAGTTAATATAATGGATGGATTTACCGATTCGCTCCACCGTCGTATGGGGAACCTCTCCCACTATGGTTAAATTATGAAGCGCCTGAATAATACCATAGGCGTTCACCGCTCCCATGCTCGAAAAACCACGTAAATAGCTTTGATGATCCTCCATAATAGGCTCAATAAATACCGACACCGAGCCTAACCCGTCTGAGTAAGCAAAATGCTCTACAGGCGCTTGGCTATTAGGTAGTAGGTGTTTGCCGTGAGCAACTAAAGT includes the following:
- a CDS encoding DegQ family serine endoprotease; the protein is MKIFLGKQWVFFIALLLIISGVQAEGLPDFTELVKKNSPAVVNISTTQKVTRSGPGFPRGLHQFPKGTPFDDFFRHFFGDQGGDEGQQKFETHSLGSGFIISSDGYIITNYHVIRDADTIIVRLNDRRELEAKVIGSDERSDLALLKVGTEGLPTLKHGNSRDLKVGEWVLAIGSPFGFEYSATAGIISALGRSLPEESYIPFIQTDVAINPGNSGGPLFNLAGEVIGINSQIYSRTGGFMGLSFAIPIDVAMEAVAQLKEKGQVTRGWLGVIIQDVTRELAESFGLEKPQGALVAKILLGSPAAAGGVQVGDIILSFDGKPVPQSSALPPLVGLAKVGQTINVQVLRSGAQKTLKIKIGELPEEGELQKAVGKPGQIIEKRLSLEVADLSTEKRAQLNLDSGIQVINVTEGPASEAGVQSGDILLSINDTQIKDIKQFKGVVEKLPSGKTVPMLLQRGQSTSFIAIKIPKNS
- the lepA gene encoding translation elongation factor 4 is translated as MKNIRNFSIIAHIDHGKSTIADRFIQICGGLSEREMDHQVLDSMDLERERGITIKAHSVSLRYQGRSGENYELNFIDTPGHVDFSYEVSRSLAACEGALLIVDASQGVEAQSVANCYTAIEQGLEVVPVLNKIDLPSADPEKVCQEIEEIIGLDASHALQVSAKTGQGIEEVLEALIERIPPPKGDPAAPLRALIIDSWFDNYLGVISLVRVVDGSLKLKDKIMVMSTGQYYQVEKIGFFTPRRQEIEQLSAGGVGYVIAGIKEVNGAPVGDTLTHAGQPAIKSLPGFKPVKPQVFAGLFPVNSDGYEDLREALAKLRLNDAALFYEPETSQALGFGFRCGFLGMLHMEIVQERLEREYNVDLITTAPTVVYEILTHKGEVLPIDNPSLLPDPGYIAEIREPIIQADILVPQQHVGAVIGLCEEKRGVQKRLQYLGNQILLHYELPLSEVVLDFFERLKSVSRGYASLDYHFLRFQAADLVKLDLLINSEQVDALSLIVHRDQAYYRGRELAEKMRELIPRQLFDIAIQAAIGAHIIARTTVKALRKNVTAKCYGGDITRKRKLLEKQKAGKKRMKQVGSVEIPQEAFLAVLKVGKKLS
- a CDS encoding SoxR reducing system RseC family protein, whose translation is MIVEKARVVATDATYAWVEKVQDIGCNFCVASNECGTREITRYLIKKPMIIKAFNPIGAEIGESVIVGISGKAFLLNAFLLYIMPLLIMFLGAGLGEILVQYFGSGENIVIWLSLGGLLGGVLGMRHIKLGQVLSLKLCILKRIVVQNKIIIDDYP